A section of the Mesorhizobium loti genome encodes:
- a CDS encoding ABC transporter substrate-binding protein: MTDMKKRPTAAPKPVGHVTIADRRQFLIGSAGLLGAAAFGAGTSLGIGRARAQSRAEISFASAAFFGKETFGDLIKAFNESQDRILVKNIELPPPSSSTEVYQGLVQQLARRNGTPDVFSQDVIWIAGFAAAGWALPLDEYFPADKRSAYFTGTLNACTYGGKLTALPWFMDSGMFYYRKDVLEKHGGKVPENWADMAIIAAAAQKAGDVDFGYLWQGKQAEVLVCDAVEIITSNNGAILAPDGKSSLINQKGAVEAIQFLHDTIATTKISPQDVLSWDEEPSRQPFTSGKAMFMRNWSYVYPIAQDAKASQVVDKVGVAPLPSFPGGKSSACLGGYQLGVNANSKQREAAIELLTWLSSTETQHRIALNFGLAPTRPALFQDEQIKKEQPFMASLEKVFTGATARPITPQYAKVTLALQSGISKALVSGKVQAEMDTLADQINKIVA, from the coding sequence ATGACAGATATGAAAAAACGGCCGACCGCCGCACCTAAGCCTGTGGGTCATGTGACGATCGCCGATCGTCGCCAGTTTCTCATCGGTTCCGCCGGCCTGCTCGGCGCGGCCGCATTCGGGGCGGGGACGTCCCTCGGCATTGGCCGCGCCCGTGCCCAGTCGCGCGCCGAAATCAGCTTCGCCAGCGCGGCCTTCTTCGGCAAGGAGACCTTCGGCGACCTGATCAAGGCCTTCAACGAATCGCAGGACCGCATCCTGGTCAAGAACATCGAGTTGCCGCCGCCGAGCTCTTCGACCGAAGTCTACCAAGGCCTGGTGCAGCAGCTCGCCCGGCGCAACGGCACGCCCGACGTCTTCAGCCAGGACGTGATCTGGATCGCCGGCTTTGCCGCCGCCGGATGGGCGCTGCCATTGGACGAGTATTTCCCGGCCGACAAGCGCAGCGCCTACTTCACTGGAACCCTTAACGCCTGTACCTATGGCGGCAAGCTCACGGCCCTTCCCTGGTTCATGGATTCGGGCATGTTCTATTACCGCAAGGATGTGCTGGAAAAGCATGGCGGCAAGGTGCCGGAAAACTGGGCCGACATGGCCATCATCGCCGCTGCGGCGCAAAAGGCCGGTGATGTCGACTTCGGCTATCTCTGGCAGGGCAAGCAGGCCGAGGTCCTGGTCTGCGACGCCGTCGAGATCATCACCTCCAACAATGGCGCGATCCTGGCGCCCGACGGCAAGTCGTCGCTGATCAACCAGAAGGGTGCGGTCGAGGCGATCCAGTTCCTGCACGACACCATCGCAACCACCAAGATCAGCCCGCAGGACGTGCTGTCCTGGGACGAGGAGCCGTCGCGCCAGCCCTTCACCTCCGGCAAGGCGATGTTCATGCGCAACTGGTCCTATGTCTACCCGATCGCGCAGGACGCCAAGGCTTCGCAGGTCGTTGACAAGGTTGGCGTGGCACCGCTGCCGTCGTTCCCCGGCGGCAAGAGCTCGGCCTGCCTCGGCGGCTACCAGCTTGGCGTCAATGCCAACTCCAAGCAGCGCGAGGCCGCGATCGAGCTGCTCACCTGGCTGTCGTCGACCGAGACCCAGCACCGCATCGCGCTGAATTTTGGCCTGGCGCCGACACGGCCGGCGTTGTTCCAGGACGAGCAGATCAAGAAGGAACAGCCCTTCATGGCGAGCCTGGAGAAAGTGTTCACCGGTGCCACGGCGCGGCCGATCACGCCGCAATACGCCAAGGTGACGCTTGCCTTGCAGTCCGGCATCTCCAAGGCGCTGGTTTCGGGCAAGGTCCAGGCCGAGATGGACACGCTCGCCGACCAGATCAACAAGATCGTCGCCTGA
- a CDS encoding Gfo/Idh/MocA family protein: MQAKSKAKLAIGVIGCGNISMTYLRNAALFGGIELRACADISADMAALRAKEYGIEALGVDALLADPEIDLVLNLTIPAAHFDISFSALSAGKHVFTEKPLATSASDGRRLVAEAAKRGVLLGSAPDTFLGAAGRRARRLMDEGAIGRPVTGTAFMMGRGMEHWHPNPQFYYQPGGGPVFDMGPYYLTMLVNLLGPVARVMAMATRGQEERLITAEGPFKNTTFKVGTPTNVLSLLEFRSGATITFGASWDVFKHSNHPIELHGTEGSLRLPDPDTFGGTVSLSERGAEWKDFASESELYGARNWPYAAPDRANYRMLGVADLVRSLKTGATPRASGNLALHVLEIMEAILRSGETKSSVAIAGDVVQPALLTEDEASSLLA, encoded by the coding sequence ATGCAGGCAAAATCAAAGGCAAAGCTCGCAATCGGCGTTATCGGATGCGGCAACATCTCGATGACCTATCTGCGCAATGCCGCCCTCTTTGGTGGAATCGAACTGCGCGCCTGCGCCGATATCTCCGCCGACATGGCGGCGCTGCGGGCGAAGGAATATGGCATCGAGGCGCTTGGCGTCGATGCGCTGCTGGCCGACCCCGAGATCGATCTTGTGCTTAACCTGACCATTCCCGCCGCGCATTTCGACATTTCGTTTTCCGCTCTTTCGGCGGGAAAACACGTCTTCACCGAAAAGCCGCTCGCGACGTCGGCCAGCGACGGGCGGCGGCTGGTGGCGGAAGCGGCCAAGCGGGGCGTCCTGCTCGGCTCGGCGCCTGATACCTTCCTCGGCGCCGCCGGCCGCCGGGCGCGGCGCCTGATGGATGAGGGCGCCATCGGCCGCCCGGTCACCGGCACCGCCTTCATGATGGGGCGCGGCATGGAGCATTGGCACCCCAACCCGCAATTCTACTACCAGCCAGGCGGCGGCCCGGTGTTCGACATGGGCCCCTATTATCTGACCATGCTGGTCAATCTGCTTGGCCCCGTCGCGCGCGTCATGGCGATGGCGACGCGCGGCCAGGAGGAACGCCTGATCACCGCCGAGGGACCGTTCAAGAACACCACCTTCAAGGTCGGCACGCCGACAAATGTGCTGTCGCTGCTCGAATTCCGTTCCGGCGCCACCATTACCTTCGGCGCTTCATGGGACGTCTTCAAGCATTCCAACCATCCGATCGAACTGCATGGCACGGAAGGTTCGCTGCGCCTGCCCGATCCCGACACGTTCGGCGGCACCGTCTCGCTGTCCGAACGTGGCGCGGAGTGGAAGGATTTCGCCAGCGAAAGCGAACTCTACGGCGCTCGCAACTGGCCCTATGCAGCACCCGACCGCGCCAACTACCGCATGCTCGGCGTCGCCGATCTCGTGCGCTCTCTGAAGACAGGAGCAACGCCTCGCGCCTCCGGCAATCTGGCGCTGCATGTGCTTGAGATCATGGAAGCGATCCTGCGTTCGGGCGAAACCAAAAGCTCGGTCGCCATTGCCGGCGACGTCGTCCAGCCGGCGCTGCTGACTGAGGACGAGGCAAGCAGCCTGCTCGCATAG
- a CDS encoding alpha/beta hydrolase, producing the protein MTLDPDALRALEIGRAAGGEPFENGSVAAARAAYGASFPTQQGEHEPVAATSQRHIDGPNGPVTIRVHRGIGAPRTGARAVLYLHGGGWVIGNLCSHDEICRWLANLANAVIVCPDYRLAPEHTFPAGLEDCTAALRFMAENAGELGIDPARITVAGDSAGGNLAAVLALLARDRLAPPLAAQILIYPNTDARQTADSYRRFGDGFGLTAATMAWFRDHYVRTPDDITDWRVTPLLASSMAGAAPAFVVIAGHDILADEGTAYAERLRVEGVPLVLRHWPGQIHGFVSMGRHILAARQAVSEAAAWLQLQTRAQAD; encoded by the coding sequence ATGACGCTCGATCCTGATGCCTTGCGCGCCCTCGAAATCGGCCGTGCGGCCGGTGGCGAGCCGTTCGAGAACGGCAGTGTGGCGGCGGCACGGGCCGCCTACGGCGCTTCCTTCCCGACGCAGCAGGGCGAGCACGAGCCGGTCGCGGCAACCTCGCAGCGGCACATCGACGGGCCGAACGGCCCGGTCACGATCCGCGTCCATCGCGGCATCGGAGCGCCGCGGACAGGGGCGCGTGCAGTACTCTATCTGCATGGCGGTGGCTGGGTCATCGGAAATCTCTGCTCGCATGACGAGATCTGCCGCTGGCTCGCCAATCTGGCTAACGCCGTCATCGTCTGCCCCGATTATCGGCTGGCGCCGGAGCACACGTTTCCCGCCGGGCTCGAGGATTGCACGGCGGCGCTCCGCTTCATGGCGGAAAACGCCGGAGAGCTTGGCATCGATCCGGCGCGCATCACCGTCGCTGGTGACAGCGCCGGCGGCAACCTTGCCGCCGTTCTGGCCTTGCTCGCCCGGGACAGGCTGGCGCCGCCGCTTGCCGCCCAGATCCTGATCTATCCCAACACCGATGCGCGCCAGACGGCGGACAGCTACCGACGTTTCGGCGACGGCTTCGGGCTCACGGCAGCCACCATGGCCTGGTTTCGCGACCACTATGTGCGAACGCCGGACGACATCACGGACTGGCGCGTCACGCCGCTGCTTGCATCAAGCATGGCTGGCGCCGCACCGGCGTTTGTCGTGATCGCCGGCCACGACATCCTCGCCGACGAAGGGACGGCCTATGCCGAACGCCTGCGCGTCGAAGGGGTGCCGCTGGTCCTGCGGCACTGGCCGGGTCAGATTCACGGCTTCGTCTCGATGGGACGTCACATTCTGGCGGCGCGACAAGCGGTGAGCGAGGCGGCGGCCTGGCTGCAGTTGCAGACGCGCGCTCAGGCCGACTGA
- a CDS encoding LacI family DNA-binding transcriptional regulator, protein MAEKTHRTMDDFARASGVSRPTLSKYFDDPASVKPATRARIEAALRSSDYQPNVFARNLNRKRTRNVGIVVPALTDPFYAEMVSRIELRCRDEGFWPIVISSHGSPKLEAESVKTLLSLKVAGAIVAPLGLVSEPGVFERMSEDIPIVYFDTYIEGDTPFVGNDNHQSISTIVDYLCRSGEPPVYVDIPHVNHNSGERLQGYIETMLAAGLEPVILKAAGDYSWDFERIGHEWMDRTLEKGGLPARTLLCANDRLAFGVMSAAFSRGLKIGRRADCDFRVAAHDDHPLSRYTCPALTTMAQDFAAMAGRSVEILLALLDDAGSPGQEMARNVKLGATLVMRQSA, encoded by the coding sequence ATGGCGGAGAAGACCCACCGCACGATGGATGATTTCGCCAGGGCGTCCGGCGTATCACGGCCGACCCTGTCGAAATATTTCGACGATCCGGCGAGCGTGAAGCCGGCGACCCGGGCGCGCATCGAGGCAGCACTGCGTTCATCGGATTATCAGCCGAATGTTTTCGCGCGCAATCTCAACCGCAAGCGCACCCGCAATGTCGGCATCGTCGTGCCGGCGCTCACCGATCCATTCTATGCCGAAATGGTCAGCCGCATCGAACTGCGCTGCCGCGACGAGGGGTTCTGGCCGATCGTCATCTCCTCGCACGGTTCGCCGAAACTGGAGGCGGAATCGGTCAAGACGCTGCTGTCGCTGAAGGTTGCCGGCGCCATTGTCGCTCCGCTGGGGTTGGTCTCCGAACCCGGCGTCTTCGAGCGGATGAGCGAGGACATTCCGATCGTCTATTTCGACACCTACATCGAGGGCGACACGCCTTTCGTCGGCAACGACAACCACCAGAGCATCTCGACCATCGTCGACTATCTCTGCCGGTCCGGCGAACCGCCGGTCTATGTCGACATTCCGCACGTCAACCACAATTCCGGGGAACGCCTGCAGGGCTACATCGAGACGATGCTAGCCGCCGGCCTGGAACCCGTCATTCTCAAGGCAGCGGGCGACTACAGCTGGGATTTCGAGCGTATCGGCCATGAATGGATGGACAGGACACTCGAGAAGGGCGGCCTGCCGGCCCGCACGCTGTTGTGCGCGAACGACCGTCTCGCCTTCGGTGTCATGTCTGCCGCCTTTTCGCGCGGGCTGAAGATCGGCCGCCGGGCCGATTGCGATTTCCGTGTCGCCGCCCATGACGATCATCCACTGAGCCGCTACACCTGTCCGGCACTGACCACCATGGCGCAGGATTTTGCGGCCATGGCCGGCCGTAGCGTCGAGATCCTGTTGGCCTTGCTGGACGATGCGGGTTCACCCGGGCAGGAGATGGCGCGCAACGTCAAGCTCGGCGCGACGCTGGTGATGCGTCAGTCGGCCTGA
- a CDS encoding sugar kinase → MKKLVCAGEILVEIMAERIGQSFLAPGPLVGPFPSGAPAIFIDQAARLGQPAGLIAAVGDDDFGHLNIERLRADGADISAIKVHRGAATGTAFVTYETDGSRHFVYNIKQSAAGLIEIGAEARALLAGADHFHVMGTSLFSPEVIEVARNGIETVKARGGTVSFDPNIRKEMLDLPGLRDALHFVLSKTDVFLPSGPELFIFAKAADEENAAREMLDRGISTVVVKKGAQGAVHYDQTGRTASPGFVVDEIDPTGAGDCFAAAFVSFWLRAEAPEKALRIANSCGALAVTKKGPMEGIASLAAVEAFLATAKTGAPV, encoded by the coding sequence ATGAAGAAACTGGTTTGCGCCGGCGAGATCCTGGTCGAGATCATGGCCGAGCGGATCGGCCAGAGTTTCCTTGCCCCCGGCCCTCTGGTCGGCCCGTTTCCCTCCGGCGCGCCGGCGATCTTCATCGACCAGGCGGCGCGGCTCGGCCAGCCGGCGGGCCTGATCGCAGCCGTCGGCGATGACGATTTCGGCCATTTGAACATCGAGCGCCTGCGCGCCGACGGCGCCGACATCTCGGCCATCAAGGTCCACCGTGGCGCCGCCACGGGCACAGCCTTCGTCACCTATGAGACCGACGGCAGCCGGCACTTCGTCTACAACATCAAGCAGAGTGCCGCCGGCCTTATCGAGATCGGCGCCGAGGCGCGCGCGCTGCTGGCCGGCGCCGACCATTTTCACGTCATGGGCACGTCACTGTTCTCGCCCGAGGTGATCGAGGTGGCGCGCAACGGGATCGAAACTGTCAAGGCGCGCGGCGGTACCGTTTCCTTCGACCCCAACATCCGCAAGGAGATGCTCGATCTGCCGGGCCTGCGCGATGCACTGCATTTCGTGCTGTCGAAGACCGATGTCTTCCTGCCGAGCGGTCCGGAACTGTTCATCTTCGCCAAAGCGGCCGACGAGGAAAACGCGGCGCGTGAAATGCTGGATCGCGGTATCTCCACCGTGGTCGTCAAGAAAGGCGCGCAAGGCGCCGTTCATTACGACCAGACCGGACGGACCGCGTCACCGGGCTTCGTCGTCGACGAAATCGACCCGACCGGCGCCGGGGATTGTTTCGCCGCGGCCTTCGTCTCCTTCTGGCTGCGCGCAGAAGCGCCCGAGAAGGCGCTGCGCATCGCCAATAGCTGCGGCGCGCTGGCGGTGACCAAGAAGGGCCCGATGGAGGGCATCGCCTCGCTTGCCGCCGTCGAAGCCTTCCTTGCGACCGCCAAGACCGGAGCGCCAGTATGA
- a CDS encoding D-tagatose-bisphosphate aldolase, class II, non-catalytic subunit: MSRATDGLSAIAADRAAGERRGITSICSAHPLVIEAALRHGKARDADVLIEATCNQVNHEGGYTGMTPRDFRRFVETVAGKVGFPLERLVLGGDHLGPNPWKHLPAPEAMAKASRMVDAYAEAGFTKIHLDASMGCAGEGAAPADATVAARAAELAEVAEAATERSGGPKPVYVIGTEVPVPGGALEAMDHLAVTTPEAARETVRVHRDAFSRRGLDQAFSRAIGVVVQPGVEFGNAEVITYEPEHARALGDTLRDLPQFVFEAHSTDYQPISALTALVDDGFAILKVGPWLTFALREALYGLSHIAEVLVPDRTRETLPAAMDRVMLAAPDNWKNYYHGSEAEQRIERHFSYSDRIRYYWPAPAAQQAVDALMQALGDRDIPLPLISQYLGRLDGAVATRSVAPKAGELLIASVTDVLDIYARATG; encoded by the coding sequence ATGAGCCGGGCTACGGACGGGTTGTCGGCCATAGCGGCGGACCGGGCGGCGGGCGAACGCCGTGGCATAACCTCGATCTGTTCGGCTCATCCGCTGGTGATCGAAGCGGCGCTGCGCCACGGCAAGGCGCGCGACGCCGATGTGCTGATCGAGGCCACCTGCAACCAGGTGAACCACGAGGGCGGTTATACCGGCATGACGCCAAGGGATTTCCGCCGCTTCGTCGAGACGGTCGCCGGCAAGGTCGGCTTCCCCCTGGAGAGGCTGGTGCTCGGCGGCGACCATCTCGGCCCCAATCCATGGAAACACCTGCCGGCGCCCGAGGCGATGGCCAAGGCCTCGCGCATGGTCGACGCCTATGCCGAGGCCGGCTTCACCAAGATCCATCTCGACGCCAGCATGGGTTGTGCCGGCGAAGGTGCCGCACCTGCCGATGCGACGGTCGCCGCGCGCGCCGCCGAACTGGCGGAAGTGGCCGAGGCCGCGACCGAACGCAGCGGCGGCCCCAAGCCGGTCTATGTCATCGGCACCGAAGTGCCGGTGCCGGGCGGCGCCCTGGAAGCAATGGACCATCTGGCGGTGACCACACCGGAAGCCGCGCGTGAAACCGTGCGTGTCCACCGCGATGCCTTCAGCCGGCGAGGTCTCGACCAGGCCTTTTCGCGGGCGATCGGTGTCGTCGTGCAGCCGGGTGTCGAATTCGGCAATGCCGAGGTGATCACCTATGAACCGGAACACGCCCGTGCATTGGGCGATACGTTGCGGGACCTGCCGCAATTTGTCTTCGAGGCGCATTCGACGGACTACCAGCCGATTTCGGCGCTGACCGCGCTGGTCGATGACGGCTTCGCCATCCTCAAGGTCGGGCCATGGCTGACCTTCGCGCTGCGCGAAGCGCTCTACGGTTTGAGCCATATCGCCGAGGTTCTGGTTCCCGACCGGACGCGCGAAACCCTGCCGGCGGCGATGGATCGCGTCATGCTGGCGGCGCCGGACAATTGGAAGAATTACTATCACGGCTCCGAGGCTGAGCAACGGATCGAACGCCATTTCTCCTACAGCGACCGCATCCGCTATTACTGGCCGGCGCCGGCGGCCCAGCAGGCCGTGGATGCGCTTATGCAGGCGCTCGGCGATCGTGACATCCCCCTGCCCCTCATCAGCCAGTATCTCGGCCGTCTCGACGGCGCGGTGGCGACCCGGTCCGTGGCGCCAAAAGCCGGAGAATTGCTGATCGCCAGCGTAACGGACGTTCTCGACATCTACGCGCGCGCAACCGGCTGA
- a CDS encoding zinc-binding dehydrogenase: MVKVCQSTIIEAPVDEVWAILRDFNGHDRWHPAIAFSEIEGGEPVDVVGAVRHFRLNDGGELREQLLALSDRDRRLSYCLLEAPLPLMGYVASIRLKPVTDGNATFWEWRSEFQPPAHRRDELVRLVTEDIYQAGFAAVRNLLKRRSVGSPVETRPPQAIVAPTPPINMPHAPSRIAPGQTATTAAIVVERYGGPEELRLRDIELPPLAPNEVRIRHTVIGVNFIDVYCRTGFFDLLKPPGVPGMEAAGIIEAVGSAVSGFSAGDRVAYACPPVGAYSERRNMAPELLVHLADDITDEIAAAGLLKGVSASFLLHDVHAVKPGEIVLIHAAAGGIGQLLVQWARHLGATVIATVSSDDKARTVERLGAHHVIVYSRENFADAVMRLTGGRGADVAYDAVGNDTFAGSLAALAVRGHLVSFGQASGPIGNWDIGRFASKSLTISRPNYAHFTDTPEKLEPHVARFFQALRQGVVKVEAPTRYGLADAANAHRDLESRRTTGALVLMPRP, translated from the coding sequence ATGGTCAAGGTTTGCCAGAGCACGATCATCGAGGCACCGGTTGACGAGGTCTGGGCGATCCTGCGCGATTTCAACGGCCATGACCGCTGGCATCCGGCGATCGCCTTCAGCGAGATCGAGGGTGGCGAGCCGGTCGATGTGGTTGGCGCCGTGCGCCACTTTCGGCTGAACGACGGCGGCGAATTGCGCGAGCAATTGCTGGCACTGTCCGACAGGGACCGCCGGCTGAGCTACTGCCTGCTCGAAGCGCCGCTGCCTCTGATGGGCTATGTCGCCTCGATCCGGCTTAAGCCGGTGACCGACGGCAATGCCACCTTCTGGGAGTGGCGCTCTGAATTCCAGCCGCCGGCGCATCGCCGCGACGAACTGGTCAGGCTGGTCACCGAGGACATCTATCAGGCCGGCTTCGCGGCGGTGCGCAATCTTCTGAAGCGCCGGAGCGTGGGCTCGCCGGTCGAGACGAGACCGCCCCAGGCAATTGTTGCGCCCACTCCGCCCATCAACATGCCGCATGCGCCGTCAAGGATCGCGCCTGGCCAGACAGCAACGACCGCTGCGATCGTTGTCGAGCGTTACGGCGGACCCGAGGAGTTGCGGCTCAGGGACATCGAACTGCCGCCGCTGGCGCCGAACGAAGTGCGGATCCGTCACACGGTGATCGGCGTCAATTTCATCGATGTCTATTGTCGCACCGGGTTTTTCGACCTTTTGAAGCCGCCCGGCGTGCCCGGCATGGAAGCGGCCGGCATCATCGAGGCAGTCGGCTCGGCGGTGTCCGGCTTTTCGGCCGGCGACCGCGTCGCCTATGCCTGTCCGCCGGTCGGCGCCTACAGCGAGCGGCGCAACATGGCGCCTGAATTGCTGGTTCATCTTGCGGACGACATCACGGATGAGATCGCCGCCGCAGGCCTGCTCAAGGGCGTGAGCGCGAGCTTCCTGCTGCACGACGTTCATGCCGTCAAGCCGGGCGAAATCGTCCTCATCCATGCGGCGGCCGGCGGCATCGGCCAGTTGCTGGTGCAATGGGCGCGTCATCTCGGCGCGACGGTGATCGCGACCGTTTCGAGCGACGACAAGGCACGCACCGTCGAACGTCTCGGCGCGCACCATGTCATCGTTTATTCCCGCGAAAATTTCGCCGATGCCGTCATGCGGCTGACAGGGGGCAGGGGAGCCGACGTCGCCTATGACGCCGTCGGCAACGACACCTTCGCCGGCTCGCTCGCGGCCCTTGCCGTGCGCGGCCATCTCGTCAGCTTCGGCCAGGCCTCCGGGCCGATCGGCAATTGGGATATCGGCCGCTTCGCGTCGAAGTCGCTGACCATTTCGCGGCCCAACTATGCCCATTTCACCGACACACCGGAAAAACTTGAGCCGCACGTCGCCAGGTTCTTCCAGGCGCTTCGCCAGGGCGTGGTCAAGGTTGAGGCACCGACGCGCTACGGTCTCGCCGATGCCGCCAATGCGCACCGCGATCTGGAGTCGCGCCGCACGACTGGCGCGCTGGTCCTGATGCCCAGGCCGTAG
- a CDS encoding SRPBCC family protein — protein sequence MTKVYVSSVIPAPAAEVWKLVRNFNALPSWAPFVAESRIEQSAQADQIGCIRSFTLKDGGRIRERLLALSDYDLSCSYAILESPMAVENYVATLSLTPITDGNLTLAEWQAEFDCAPDREAALMHQIGNGVFQTALSALKHRFGR from the coding sequence ATGACCAAGGTCTATGTCTCTTCGGTCATTCCGGCTCCGGCCGCGGAAGTCTGGAAGCTTGTGCGCAACTTCAACGCATTGCCGAGCTGGGCGCCGTTCGTCGCCGAGAGCCGCATCGAGCAGAGCGCGCAGGCCGACCAGATCGGCTGCATCAGGAGTTTCACGCTCAAGGACGGCGGCCGCATCCGCGAAAGGCTGCTGGCGCTGTCCGACTACGACCTGTCGTGCAGCTACGCGATCCTCGAAAGCCCGATGGCGGTGGAGAACTATGTCGCCACCCTGTCGCTGACGCCGATCACCGACGGCAACCTGACGCTCGCCGAGTGGCAGGCGGAGTTCGACTGCGCGCCCGATCGCGAGGCGGCCTTGATGCATCAGATCGGCAATGGCGTCTTCCAGACCGCACTGAGCGCGCTGAAACACCGGTTCGGGCGCTGA
- a CDS encoding flotillin family protein — translation MDAQTFGAFLLWLIIAAVVVVIAVYVLRWLYRRSTKETAFVRTGFMGEKVVVNGGAFVIPVLHEITPVNMNVLRIEVRREDALALITRNRMRVDLIAEFFVRVGASRELVAAAAQTLGRRTLQPDSLRELLEGKFAGALRTVAAQMTLEEMHELRGDYAAKVRRLAEESLAANGLELESVAIVDLDQTSLEYFDPSNAFDAEGLTQLTESIETRRRMRNEIEQRTLVDIRNQNLDTQRKVLEIDRDTEYARLEQEREVEIRRAAQRSELAIERALRDQESEQAQLSSREAVEKSRLNQERNITEERIKSEEDTQRREIARRRSLDETEMKMRELTEREQIALELSLEKARIEREGAQSKLEIERKKLLEVAELERQIALAEKALEVTRAEAEKRRAEIVENQATETARIAQERVVDEVRIERERHLEALQIAKRQAFEEAEISASEEVERARITTERGIEEARLIKDRDIRQLGVDRDQKIEIAEIQKAIDIAKKTQERSSAIAASEAVRAKAVQAEEQAFTAREREIAERRKLTDLIGAQREAEREALRITSAADAEMKAAKSLAEAQKIAAVASAEAEKIHALAAAQRYEVDASGHRQLNEAENLLSNEARAGRLRGKLLDHMEGIIRESVKPMEKIDGIKILHVDGLNGGTGGNRNVTDEVIDSALRYRVQAPMIDNLMKEIGIEGGSLGRMTDVLRDAKDISSLTRDKKGKGKAAKDDDDDRDH, via the coding sequence ATGGACGCGCAGACCTTTGGCGCTTTCCTGTTGTGGCTGATCATTGCCGCGGTCGTCGTGGTGATCGCCGTTTACGTCTTGCGCTGGCTCTATCGCCGCTCGACCAAGGAGACGGCGTTCGTGCGAACCGGCTTCATGGGTGAGAAGGTGGTGGTCAACGGCGGTGCCTTCGTCATCCCGGTCCTGCACGAGATCACTCCGGTCAACATGAACGTGCTGCGCATCGAGGTGCGCCGCGAGGATGCGCTGGCGCTGATCACCCGCAACCGCATGCGCGTCGACCTGATCGCCGAGTTCTTCGTGCGCGTTGGCGCCAGCCGCGAACTGGTGGCCGCTGCCGCGCAGACGCTTGGCCGCCGCACGCTGCAGCCCGACAGCCTGCGCGAATTGCTGGAAGGCAAGTTCGCCGGCGCGCTGCGCACCGTCGCCGCTCAGATGACGCTGGAAGAGATGCATGAGTTGCGCGGCGACTATGCCGCCAAGGTGCGCAGGCTCGCCGAGGAGTCGCTCGCGGCCAACGGGCTCGAGTTGGAGAGCGTCGCCATCGTCGACCTCGACCAGACCAGCCTCGAATATTTCGATCCCTCCAACGCCTTCGACGCCGAGGGTCTGACACAGCTGACGGAATCGATCGAGACCCGCCGCCGCATGCGCAACGAGATCGAACAGCGCACGCTGGTCGACATCCGCAACCAGAACCTCGACACACAGCGCAAGGTGCTGGAGATCGACCGCGACACCGAATACGCGCGCCTCGAACAGGAACGCGAGGTCGAGATCCGCCGCGCCGCGCAGCGGTCTGAATTGGCCATTGAGCGTGCGTTGCGTGACCAGGAATCCGAGCAGGCACAGCTCTCGTCGCGCGAGGCCGTCGAAAAATCGCGGCTCAACCAGGAGCGCAACATCACCGAGGAGCGCATCAAGAGCGAGGAAGACACGCAACGCCGCGAGATCGCGCGCCGCCGTTCGCTCGACGAGACCGAGATGAAGATGCGCGAACTGACCGAGCGCGAGCAGATCGCGCTCGAACTGTCGTTGGAAAAGGCCCGCATCGAGCGTGAGGGCGCGCAAAGCAAGCTCGAGATCGAACGCAAGAAACTGCTCGAAGTGGCTGAACTGGAACGCCAGATCGCGCTCGCCGAAAAGGCGCTGGAAGTGACCCGGGCCGAGGCGGAAAAACGCCGTGCCGAGATCGTCGAGAACCAGGCCACCGAGACGGCGCGAATCGCGCAGGAACGGGTGGTGGACGAGGTCCGCATCGAACGCGAGCGTCACCTTGAAGCGCTGCAGATCGCCAAGCGCCAGGCGTTCGAGGAGGCCGAGATTTCGGCGAGTGAGGAGGTCGAGCGCGCCCGTATCACCACCGAGCGCGGCATCGAGGAAGCGCGGCTGATCAAGGATCGCGATATCCGCCAACTGGGCGTCGACCGCGACCAGAAGATCGAGATCGCGGAAATCCAGAAGGCGATCGACATCGCCAAGAAGACGCAGGAACGGTCCTCGGCGATCGCGGCTTCCGAGGCGGTACGCGCCAAGGCCGTCCAGGCCGAGGAACAGGCTTTCACCGCCCGCGAACGCGAGATCGCCGAACGCCGCAAGCTGACCGACCTGATCGGCGCGCAGCGCGAGGCAGAGCGCGAGGCGCTGCGCATCACGTCCGCCGCGGATGCCGAGATGAAGGCGGCGAAAAGCCTGGCGGAAGCGCAGAAGATCGCCGCAGTCGCTTCGGCGGAAGCGGAGAAGATCCACGCCCTTGCCGCGGCCCAGCGCTACGAGGTCGACGCATCGGGCCATCGCCAGCTCAACGAGGCCGAGAACCTGCTGTCGAACGAGGCCCGCGCCGGGCGCCTGCGCGGCAAGCTGCTTGACCACATGGAAGGCATCATCCGCGAAAGCGTCAAGCCGATGGAGAAGATCGACGGCATCAAGATCCTGCATGTCGACGGCCTCAACGGCGGCACCGGCGGCAACCGCAACGTCACCGACGAGGTCATCGACTCCGCGCTGCGCTACCGGGTGCAGGCACCGATGATCGACAATCTGATGAAGGAGATCGGCATCGAGGGCGGCTCGCTCGGCCGCATGACCGACGTGCTGCGCGATGCCAAGGACATTTCCAGCCTGACCCGCGACAAGAAGGGCAAGGGAAAGGCCGCCAAGGACGACGATGACGACCGCGATCATTGA